A region from the Pempheris klunzingeri isolate RE-2024b chromosome 17, fPemKlu1.hap1, whole genome shotgun sequence genome encodes:
- the LOC139217078 gene encoding xylosyltransferase 1-like, translating to MTGNPCARRLARRSKSALLVAALAVLLVQTLIVWNFSSLDSTGGDGGARSREKREDRGGGLNKADGEPPRRGLQRKGDPPPPLGKAAVRHKLQADVYRSHRPKEKLHLDSNNNENSVPKDFDSIDSNSNLGARSQRQRLPVANGKRKLDKAQAQSMLGKSANEVLKHPPIQPRVMGHNHNRTHIHKPHPQVPTLSAPVQGSNQDPPFYQAMKSATQLPPDLEPRKEHPQCEISGKEAISALSRAKTRECRQQIVEVYCKHKERALMPEKVPRYCPIEGKANVNIQWDEDPSDAAQLVPVRIAFVLVVHGRASRQFHRLFKAIYHTSHYYYIHVDQRSNYLHREVLSLASQYPNVRVTPWRMSTIWGGASLLTMYLRSMEDLLKMADWSWDFFINLSAADYPIRTNEQLVAFLSKYRNMNFIKSHGRDNARFIRKQGLDRLFYECDTHMWRLGDRKIPEGIAVDGGSDWFLVNRPFVNYVVNSRDELVSSMKRFYAYTLLPAESFFHTVLENSAHCETMVDNNLRLTNWNRKLGCKCQYKHIVDWCGCSPNDFKPSDLPRFQQASRPTFFARKFEASVSQEIINQLDAYLFGAYAPGTPSLQAYWENIYEQETDGLASLSDSALSHYHAFARMGLSRAASSLQGHPNDNSCRYVAMSHPVSVHLYFLSDQFQGYLVRHVTTNRASTQLESLETWVTPRDHFTLASPPHPTNRLQHIQVGSDWDPKERLFRNWGGLVGPKDEPVAVQRWSRGQSNLTATVVWIDPTNVIAATYDILVDASAEVTHYRPPLTLPLRPGLWTLRVLHHWSPLGQTSFIVAPLEFHRQQPIQQEDALRLHGGPARNSYMEQSFHGLNPVLRLPVSLGAVEEAEANAGLTGAPLRRWLDRLLEGHWSAADVCSMGPSACPVMQRCRLTVWSSASPDPKSELTPPREDGRVR from the exons GACGTCTACCGTTCCCACCGGCCTAAAGAGAAACTTCACCTggacagcaacaacaacgaGAACTCCGTCCCTAAAGACTTTGACTCCATCGACAGCAACAGCAATCTGGGAGCTCGATCTCAACGCCAGCGACTGCCAGTTGCAAACGGCAAGCGCAAGTTGGATAAGGCCCAAGCacagagcatgctgggaaaatCTGCTAATGAGGTCCTCAAGCATCCTCCCATCCAACCCAGAGTGATGGGCCACAATCACAACCGCACCCACATCCACAAACCCCACCCCCAGGTGCCAACCCTCTCAGCACCTGTACAGGGGTCCAATCAGGATCCGCCGTTCTACCAGGCGATGAAGTCGGCCACTCAGCTGCCGCCCGATTTGGAGCCCAGGAAGGAGCACCCTCAGTGTGAGATCAGCGGGAAGGAAGCCATTTCAGCTCTGTCTAGAGCCAAGACTCGTGAGTGCCGGCAGCAGATAGTGGAGGTgtactgcaaacacaaagagagggCGCTGATGCCTGAGAAAGTGCCCCGGTACTGCCCCATAGAAG GTAAGGCTAATGTGAACATACAGTGGGACGAGGACCCCTCAGATGCTGCCCAGCTTGTGCCTGTACGAATCGCCTTCGTCCTGGTCGTCCACGGCCGAGCCTCGCGGCAGTTCCATCGTCTATTCAAGGCCATCTACCACACGTCGCACTACTACTACATCCACGTAGACCAG AGGTCCAACTACCTCCACAGAGAGGTCCTGTCTCTGGCCAGCCAGTATCCCAACGTTCGAGTGACTCCCTGGCGGATGTCCACCATCTGGGGCGGGGCCAGCCTGTTGACCATGTACCTACGCAGCATGGAGGACCTTCTAAAAATGGCCGACTGGTCTTGGGACTTCTTCATCAACCTCAGCGCTGCAGACTACCCCATCAG GACCAATGAACAGCTGGTGGCTTTCCTGTCCAAATACCGCAACATGAACTTCATCAAATCTCACGGCAGAGACAACGCAcg TTTCATCCGTAAACAGGGTCTGGACCGTCTCTTCTACGAGTGTGACACCCACATGTGGCGTCTCGGGGACCGCAAGATCCCAGAGGGCATTGCGGTGGACGGGGGCTCTGATTGGTTCCTGGTCAACCGGCCCTTTGTGAACTATGTGGTCAACTCCCGGGACGAGCTGGTCAGCAGCATGAAGCGCTTCTACGCCTACACACTGCTGCCTGccgag TCATTTTTCCACACCGTGCTGGAGAACAGCGCCCACTGTGAGACCATGGTGGACAACAACCTGAGGCTCACCAACTGGAACCGTAAACTGGGATGTAAATGCCAGTACAAGCACATTGTGGACTGGTGTGGCTGCTCACCCAACGACTTCAAGCCCTCGGATCTGCCACGCTTCCAG CAAGCGTCCAGACCCACCTTCTTTGCCAGGAAGTTTGAGGCCAGCGTCAGTCAGGAGATCATCAACCAGCTGGACGCCTATCTGTTTGGAGCGTACGCCCCCGGCACCCCGAGCCTCCAGGCCTACTGGGAAAACATCTATGAGCAGGAGACGGACGGCCTCGCCAGCCTGTCAGACTCCGCGCTAAGCCACTACCACGCCTTCGCTCGTATGGGACTGTCCCGCGCTGCCAGCTCGCTGCAGGGCCATCCCaatgacaacagctgcag GTACGTGGCCATGAGCCACCCGGTGTCCGTCCACCTCTACTTCCTGTCAGACCAGTTCCAGGGCTACCTGGTGCGTCATGTGACCACTAACCGAGCCTCCACCCAGCTGGAGAGCCTGGAGACCTGGGTGACACCCAGAGACCACTTCACCCTGGCcagtcccccccaccccaccaacaggctgcagcacattcag GTCGGGTCAGACTGGGATCCTAAGGAGCGTCTCTTCAGGAACTGGGGAGGTCTCGTGGGTCCCAAGGATGAACCGGTAGCTGTGCAGCGCTGGAGCCGAGGACAGAGCAACCTGACGGCCACTGTGGTGTGGATCGACCCCACCAACGTCATCGCCGCCACCTACGACATCCTGGTGGACGCCTCCGCCGAGGTCACCCACTACCGGCCCCCGCTCACGCTGCCGCTGAGGCCCGGCTTGTGGACGCTGAGGGTGCTGCACCACTGGAGCCCGCTGGGGCAGACCAGCTTCATCGTGGCTCCGCTGGAGTTCCACCGACAACAGCCCATACAGCAAG AGGATGCCCTGCGGCTGCACGGCGGCCCAGCCAGGAACTCCTACATGGAGCAGAGCTTCCACGGCCTGAACCCGGTGCTGCGGCTGCCGGTGAGCCTGGGCGCCGTGGAGGAGGCCGAGGCCAACGCTGGTCTGACGGGGGCGCCGCTGCGCCGCTGGCTGGACCGACTGCTGGAGGGCCACTGGTCAGCCGCAGACGTCTGCTCCATGGGACCCAGCGCCTGTCCCGTCATGCAGCGCTGTCGTCTCACCGTGTGGAGCTCCGCCAGCCCCGACCCCAAGTCTGAACTGACCCCGCCCAGAGAGGACGGGCGGGTCAGGTAG